A genome region from Alkalimarinus coralli includes the following:
- a CDS encoding GumC family protein, with protein sequence MESNGIQGSFNLEEYLNAFKRRKWILINTSAVIFALALIVSSFIPPVYRSEASILVEQPDVPADLLESTVTGYVIDRIEVFKKRLLTQENLWELAKKLSIVEDDASTIDRAVTFNIKESISIDVVDIQSTTSKTNRPRVTTIAITVGFAAETPELSQLGANKVTELILETHSKERRVEAEKVTRFLQDQLEKHAAQVTEFENKLAEFKQQNITELPDRVSINLALFQKTDAQIDSESAIMRDLELRRSALVDQLASMQTALPSVTSDGKTVPLLQQLNTLKAEKRQAESVYGPDHPDIVKLGNEIAALESQVGNLTQIDKQAEQLAQMKRELAELSARYSPQHPDIIRLKEKISDFKLVRSEGNYDEALSASNIMDSPDVARIKSELKAAITNLRASKARMAELQNDLAEYQKRIFNSPVVEKEYLSLERAYREKLKTYEEVKAKLVKAEIAESVEKDQKGERLTLLEYAQLPQSPDKSNKLGIVLLGGFLAFVGGIGAASGAELTDHSIHGAHDVIAIMEAPPLVSIPVINEDKFSTEQKSSRAPYFIVLFVLLVAGYIYVQATSSVEEPEVQKESAVINSQSE encoded by the coding sequence GTGGAATCCAATGGAATACAAGGTTCGTTCAACCTGGAAGAATACCTTAATGCGTTTAAACGAAGAAAGTGGATTTTAATCAACACAAGCGCTGTTATATTTGCACTTGCGCTCATCGTAAGCAGTTTTATCCCTCCTGTTTACCGGTCTGAAGCTTCAATATTGGTAGAACAGCCTGATGTGCCAGCAGATCTACTTGAAAGCACGGTTACAGGATATGTTATTGACCGGATTGAAGTGTTTAAAAAACGTTTGTTAACCCAAGAAAACCTATGGGAACTGGCTAAGAAGCTCTCCATTGTAGAAGACGACGCCAGCACAATTGATCGGGCGGTCACCTTTAACATTAAAGAGTCGATATCCATCGATGTGGTTGATATACAGTCGACCACATCAAAAACAAACCGTCCACGCGTCACCACCATCGCAATTACGGTCGGATTTGCCGCAGAAACACCAGAATTATCCCAGCTTGGGGCAAACAAAGTTACGGAGCTTATTTTAGAAACCCATAGTAAAGAGCGACGAGTCGAAGCGGAAAAGGTCACACGCTTTCTTCAGGATCAACTTGAAAAACATGCCGCGCAGGTTACCGAGTTTGAAAATAAGCTAGCTGAGTTCAAACAGCAAAATATTACAGAGCTGCCCGACCGAGTAAGCATCAATCTCGCACTGTTTCAAAAAACAGACGCACAAATTGATAGTGAAAGTGCAATTATGAGGGATCTTGAATTAAGAAGGTCAGCGTTAGTCGATCAGCTCGCCTCCATGCAAACCGCACTTCCTTCTGTTACATCAGACGGAAAAACCGTTCCACTTCTGCAACAACTTAACACCTTAAAGGCGGAAAAAAGGCAGGCAGAGTCCGTGTATGGGCCTGACCACCCAGATATCGTCAAGCTGGGTAACGAGATCGCAGCGCTTGAAAGCCAGGTAGGGAACCTGACTCAAATCGACAAACAGGCTGAGCAGCTGGCACAAATGAAGCGAGAACTGGCTGAGTTGAGTGCTCGTTACTCCCCTCAACACCCGGACATAATAAGGCTTAAAGAAAAAATATCCGACTTTAAGTTAGTCAGAAGCGAAGGGAACTACGATGAAGCGTTATCGGCATCCAATATTATGGACTCGCCTGACGTGGCCAGAATAAAGAGTGAATTAAAGGCCGCGATTACAAACTTGAGAGCCTCAAAAGCGCGTATGGCTGAGCTACAAAACGATTTGGCTGAATACCAAAAACGAATTTTTAACTCACCTGTCGTCGAGAAAGAGTACCTGTCACTCGAACGAGCATATAGAGAGAAATTAAAAACATACGAAGAAGTTAAAGCAAAACTCGTAAAAGCTGAAATTGCCGAGTCGGTTGAAAAGGATCAAAAAGGAGAACGCCTGACCCTTTTAGAGTACGCACAGTTACCCCAAAGCCCTGATAAGTCGAACAAACTGGGGATCGTCCTTCTTGGTGGTTTCCTCGCGTTTGTTGGCGGTATTGGAGCCGCTTCTGGTGCAGAGCTAACCGATCATTCGATTCATGGTGCGCACGATGTTATCGCTATCATGGAAGCACCACCTCTGGTTAGCATTCCGGTGATCAACGAAGACAAGTTCTCTACTGAACAAAAAAGTTCTCGCGCCCCCTACTTTATAGTGCTCTTTGTTTTACTGGTCGCTGGGTATATCTATGTTCAGGCAACATCCAGCGTAGAAGAGCCAGAGGTTCAAAAAGAAAGCGCTGTCATAAATAGTCAAAGCGAATAG
- a CDS encoding CpsD/CapB family tyrosine-protein kinase: protein MDRIAQALKLAKEEHTLDMPKSRANVSPATGYSGAEGDPLSPESAPVKTIEIPEDFLRKQKVISSYWEEPIADAFRLLRTRILQRMSQNGWKSLGITSVEPKNGKSLTTINLGIAIAKEPGQSVIVVDTDFRRPSTHQYFGIEPEKGIEDFLLNGAAVESLLFSPGIEDFAVLPCSEKIRGGPELLKSPKMLELVTTLRRLHPNHIIIYDLPPILIGDDAIAFSTFVDAMLLVVEDGVTQDKSLKQAKELLSGVNLIGTVLNKAPGNGSNYKDYY, encoded by the coding sequence ATGGATCGCATTGCTCAAGCACTTAAACTTGCTAAAGAAGAACATACGTTAGACATGCCAAAAAGTCGTGCTAACGTCTCACCAGCTACCGGCTATAGTGGCGCAGAAGGAGACCCGCTTTCTCCAGAGTCTGCACCAGTAAAAACCATTGAAATCCCAGAAGACTTTTTGCGTAAACAGAAAGTTATCAGCAGCTACTGGGAAGAACCGATTGCCGATGCATTCAGGCTGTTAAGGACAAGAATACTTCAGCGAATGAGTCAGAATGGCTGGAAAAGTTTAGGGATCACCAGCGTTGAACCCAAGAACGGCAAGTCACTGACGACCATTAACCTGGGTATTGCGATTGCCAAAGAACCCGGCCAATCGGTTATTGTTGTGGATACTGATTTCAGACGGCCCAGCACTCACCAGTACTTTGGCATAGAGCCTGAAAAAGGCATAGAGGACTTTTTGCTTAATGGTGCAGCCGTTGAGTCCTTGCTATTTAGCCCGGGCATTGAAGACTTTGCGGTACTCCCCTGCTCCGAAAAAATTCGGGGAGGCCCGGAATTACTTAAGTCACCTAAAATGCTCGAACTTGTAACAACGTTGAGAAGGCTGCACCCAAACCATATTATTATTTATGATTTGCCCCCTATTCTCATAGGTGACGATGCAATCGCATTCTCTACATTTGTTGATGCAATGTTATTAGTGGTCGAAGATGGCGTTACTCAGGATAAATCACTAAAACAGGCAAAAGAGTTGCTTTCGGGTGTTAACTTAATAGGGACCGTTTTGAATAAAGCGCCAGGGAACGGCTCCAATTATAAAGACTATTATTGA
- a CDS encoding ExeA family protein yields MYNQYYHFRDKPFCISPDPDFLFLTQKHKKALMLMRYALATQAGFAVITGEVGSGKTTLISKVISQDSPNLTIGVVNNTQCTDALELLQWILFAFNLDYSGKSHVELYDTFTKFLIKEYSEGRNVAIIIDEAQHLGMKLLEQVRLLSNLNSGKHTALQFLIVGQPELRDQLAKPEFQQFTQRVIVDYHLGALNFMETTGYIRHRLLTVGGSPSLFCEEGMHLIWEHSGGVPRIINVLCDLSLVYGYSAQLKDKIYPCIIKEVLHDKGMEIPTLKQVQKEGSM; encoded by the coding sequence ATGTACAATCAATATTACCATTTTAGAGATAAGCCCTTCTGCATTTCGCCCGATCCCGATTTTCTTTTTCTAACTCAAAAACATAAAAAGGCATTAATGCTGATGCGCTACGCCTTGGCAACTCAAGCCGGGTTTGCGGTTATAACGGGGGAAGTAGGTTCAGGGAAAACGACATTGATTTCAAAAGTGATCTCCCAGGACTCGCCGAACCTGACCATTGGTGTTGTCAACAATACGCAATGTACTGACGCGCTCGAGTTACTTCAGTGGATTTTATTTGCCTTTAACCTCGACTACTCCGGTAAAAGTCATGTTGAACTCTACGATACGTTCACAAAGTTTTTAATCAAAGAGTACTCTGAAGGGCGTAATGTTGCGATTATTATCGATGAGGCACAACACCTTGGAATGAAACTGCTAGAGCAAGTCAGGCTGTTGTCGAACCTCAACTCAGGCAAACATACCGCATTACAGTTTTTGATTGTGGGACAGCCAGAACTTAGAGATCAGTTGGCGAAACCTGAGTTTCAACAGTTTACGCAACGGGTTATTGTCGACTACCACCTCGGCGCTTTAAACTTTATGGAAACAACAGGGTACATACGCCATCGGCTGTTAACAGTAGGCGGTAGCCCCTCTTTGTTTTGTGAAGAAGGGATGCACCTGATATGGGAACACAGCGGCGGTGTGCCCAGGATCATTAATGTGCTTTGTGATCTATCGCTGGTATACGGATATTCGGCGCAGCTGAAAGATAAAATTTATCCGTGCATTATTAAAGAAGTACTTCATGATAAAGGTATGGAAATTCCAACCCTGAAACAGGTGCAGAAAGAAGGCTCCATGTAA